A stretch of Fundicoccus culcitae DNA encodes these proteins:
- a CDS encoding tyrosine-protein phosphatase yields MITTNYVRLPLQAVNNCREMGGYATADGKVTRWHNFLRSSQLSNSTADDIQFLIDYGLKTIIDLRTTEEINKQPNPFSDDDNVAYYHQNFMQKESIKDINSMPQLANEEFALGKMYTYLLSHHEAVKSIMDIVLNHKEGTLLFHCSAGKDRTGVVALLILGIAGVSLQDIVTNYEVTYTNIMSDFKHLDTKYTMNMIQSHPQNIIMAYEYILNKYLSFEAYFVALGYSADEIQQFKAMIVE; encoded by the coding sequence ATGATAACAACTAATTATGTACGTTTACCTTTGCAAGCCGTCAATAACTGCCGTGAAATGGGTGGCTATGCGACAGCAGATGGAAAGGTGACGCGTTGGCATAATTTCTTGCGATCAAGTCAGTTGTCCAATAGTACTGCAGATGATATTCAATTCCTCATAGACTATGGTTTGAAAACAATTATCGACTTACGCACAACAGAAGAAATTAACAAACAACCTAATCCATTTAGCGATGATGATAATGTCGCTTATTATCATCAAAATTTCATGCAGAAAGAATCCATTAAAGATATAAATTCAATGCCTCAATTGGCTAATGAAGAATTTGCCTTAGGTAAAATGTATACCTATTTACTTAGTCATCATGAGGCTGTTAAGTCCATCATGGATATTGTTTTAAATCATAAAGAAGGCACCTTACTATTCCATTGTAGTGCAGGCAAAGACCGGACAGGTGTCGTTGCGTTATTAATCTTAGGTATTGCTGGGGTTAGTTTACAAGATATCGTTACTAACTATGAAGTTACTTACACCAATATTATGTCAGACTTTAAACATCTAGATACAAAGTACACGATGAATATGATTCAATCGCATCCACAAAACATTATCATGGCTTATGAATATATTTTAAATAAATATCTTTCCTTTGAAGCATATTTTGTGGCATTAGGTTATTCAGCGGATGAAATTCAGCAATTCAAAGCGATGATCGTGGAATAA
- the spxB gene encoding pyruvate oxidase, translating into MTERKVKISEAALDVLIGWGVDTIYGIPSGTLSSLMDALDAKQDNIQFIQVRHEETGALAASMQGKFGGSLAVCIGSGGPGATHLINGLYDASMDRIPVVAILGARPETELNLDAFQELNQNPMYENIAVYNKRVAYPEQLPKLVDEAARHAIADRGVAVLEVPSDFGFEEIAADAVYSSGSSRRQLRLADANEADIDAAVALLNQSRRSVIYAGIGTMGHGDKVVALSQKIKAPVITTGKNFETFEWDYEALLGSTYRVGWKPANEAILETDTVLFIGSNFPFAEVQGTFKNVKHFIQVDIDPAMLGKRHKADVAILGDAGQVLTRLIEKVDAREADGWWRANLANVKNWREFMNKLEQKESGPLQFYQVYHAINNHADEDAIYSIDVGNSTQTSVRHLHMTPKNMWRTSPLFATMGIALPGGIAAKRTYPDRQVWNLIGDGAFNMSYPDVATNVQYNLPVINIVFSNTEYAFIKNKYEDTNETLFGTDFMDVDYAMVAEAQGAVGYTVDRIEDIDGVIKQAVADNKKGRTVVVNCRITKERPIPVETLKLDPKFYSEEEIQAYQERYEAEDLVPFRLFLEAEGLGSKVE; encoded by the coding sequence GTGACTGAAAGAAAAGTGAAAATCAGTGAAGCAGCCTTGGATGTTTTGATTGGGTGGGGGGTTGATACCATTTACGGTATTCCATCAGGAACACTCAGTTCTTTAATGGATGCACTCGATGCTAAACAAGATAACATTCAATTTATTCAGGTGCGACATGAAGAAACGGGTGCATTAGCTGCCTCGATGCAAGGAAAATTCGGAGGAAGTTTAGCCGTTTGTATTGGATCAGGTGGACCAGGTGCGACGCATTTGATTAACGGGTTATATGATGCTTCGATGGATCGTATTCCAGTAGTAGCCATTTTAGGTGCACGTCCTGAAACTGAATTAAATTTAGATGCCTTCCAAGAATTAAATCAAAATCCAATGTATGAAAACATTGCCGTTTATAACAAACGGGTAGCCTATCCAGAGCAATTGCCTAAATTAGTTGATGAAGCAGCCCGCCATGCAATTGCTGATCGTGGGGTAGCCGTTTTAGAAGTCCCTTCAGATTTTGGTTTTGAAGAAATAGCTGCTGATGCTGTGTATTCTTCAGGATCAAGTCGTCGCCAGTTGCGCTTAGCGGATGCAAATGAAGCAGATATTGATGCCGCGGTTGCATTACTTAACCAGTCGCGTCGCAGTGTTATTTATGCCGGCATTGGAACGATGGGGCATGGCGATAAAGTGGTCGCTTTGTCACAAAAAATAAAAGCGCCAGTTATTACAACGGGCAAAAACTTTGAAACTTTTGAGTGGGATTACGAAGCGTTATTAGGTTCAACCTATCGCGTAGGCTGGAAGCCAGCGAATGAAGCAATCCTTGAGACGGATACCGTCTTATTTATAGGCTCGAACTTTCCCTTTGCAGAAGTGCAAGGGACCTTTAAAAATGTTAAGCATTTTATTCAAGTGGACATCGATCCAGCAATGTTAGGCAAACGCCACAAAGCCGATGTTGCCATTTTGGGCGATGCGGGTCAGGTATTGACGCGTTTAATTGAAAAAGTGGATGCGCGTGAGGCAGATGGTTGGTGGCGTGCGAATCTGGCGAATGTTAAAAATTGGCGGGAGTTTATGAATAAATTGGAGCAAAAGGAATCCGGTCCTTTGCAATTTTACCAAGTCTACCATGCAATCAATAACCATGCAGATGAGGATGCGATTTATTCGATTGATGTGGGGAATTCAACACAAACATCAGTGCGGCATTTACATATGACACCTAAAAATATGTGGCGGACGTCGCCCTTGTTTGCAACGATGGGCATTGCTTTGCCAGGGGGAATTGCCGCTAAACGGACATATCCAGACCGCCAAGTTTGGAATTTGATTGGCGATGGCGCCTTTAATATGAGCTATCCAGATGTTGCGACGAACGTGCAATACAATTTACCCGTCATTAATATTGTCTTTTCAAATACTGAGTATGCTTTTATCAAAAATAAATACGAGGATACGAATGAAACGTTATTTGGGACGGACTTTATGGATGTCGATTACGCTATGGTTGCGGAAGCGCAAGGTGCGGTGGGTTATACTGTTGATCGTATTGAAGATATTGATGGTGTGATAAAGCAAGCTGTGGCAGATAATAAAAAGGGTCGTACGGTGGTGGTGAATTGTCGGATTACCAAGGAACGGCCGATTCCAGTTGAAACGTTGAAATTAGATCCTAAGTTTTATAGTGAGGAAGAGATTCAAGCTTACCAGGAGCGGTATGAAGCGGAAGATTTAGTGCCGTTTAGATTGTTTTTAGAGGCTGAGGGGTTGGGGTCGAAGGTGGAATAG
- a CDS encoding aldo/keto reductase, with the protein MVFTETVTLANGVVMPMLGFGTWMIDDDAVVQPVKDAIELGYRHIDTAAAYHNEVGVGKAVKASGVPREELFITTKLAAEKKDYESAKVAIDKALVRLDMDYIDLMIIHSPQPWADFRGDDHYFEGNLEAWRALEEALEAGKLRAIGVSNFEEVDLDNLLKNAKVKPMVNQILAHISNVPNELVAFSQENNIVVEAYSPIAHGAILHHPTVQETAAKYDVSPAQLSIRYVIQLGMVALPKSTNKDHIKDNAELDFTISDADMETLNQIPMIEDYGEDRDMPVFSSQF; encoded by the coding sequence ATGGTATTTACAGAAACGGTCACGTTAGCAAATGGTGTCGTGATGCCTATGCTTGGTTTTGGTACTTGGATGATCGACGACGACGCGGTGGTGCAACCTGTCAAAGACGCTATCGAACTGGGCTATCGTCATATTGATACGGCGGCTGCTTATCACAATGAAGTGGGTGTAGGCAAAGCCGTTAAAGCATCCGGTGTGCCTAGAGAAGAATTATTTATTACGACTAAATTAGCCGCTGAAAAGAAGGACTATGAAAGTGCTAAAGTGGCGATTGATAAAGCCTTAGTTCGTTTGGATATGGATTACATTGATTTAATGATCATTCACAGTCCACAACCTTGGGCCGATTTTAGAGGTGACGACCATTATTTCGAAGGGAATTTAGAGGCGTGGCGAGCTTTAGAAGAAGCTTTAGAAGCTGGTAAATTGCGGGCGATTGGTGTTTCTAATTTTGAGGAAGTTGATTTAGATAACTTATTAAAGAACGCTAAGGTTAAACCAATGGTTAACCAAATCCTAGCGCATATTTCCAATGTTCCTAATGAGTTAGTCGCTTTTTCACAAGAAAATAACATCGTTGTTGAAGCCTACTCCCCAATTGCCCATGGTGCGATTTTACATCATCCAACCGTCCAAGAGACGGCTGCTAAATATGATGTTTCGCCTGCCCAATTAAGTATCCGTTATGTTATCCAATTAGGTATGGTTGCTTTACCAAAATCTACCAACAAAGATCACATTAAAGATAATGCAGAATTAGACTTCACGATTTCTGATGCTGATATGGAAACCTTAAACCAAATTCCAATGATTGAGGATTATGGCGAAGATCGCGATATGCCTGTGTTTAGTTCACAATTTTAA
- a CDS encoding ABC transporter permease: MQVFKLFYKLLRANQAAIISYFVLLMAITIPINRVYESELNTEFVVEESRIVIFNHDEGNVFSQHLVDYLDSHAELVDIEESREAIADAFFDEKIQYVLTIPEGFGDSLTFGTEYTIPLEKEVTNSQADEAFVDTMLTSYINNARVNAGNLATNPSDEQIAEYFSILDETLDTSIDIMQAEVDGDLARLSAFGGFYTHYASYIFITTFITTFGYAIIAMRNPEIVKRDRMGRLSEGNRLFQSILGSLSFALLYWFFLMLVAYFMYGPNTLFSRQGLLILLSSFLSCFGIQAMSYFIVTISPNKGIINFMSTFIGLFVAFASGLFVPRQFVSPIMQQIAMLASPFWQVRADEIILSNPALSNGGAQDLLTFFGIQILLIAAYYALSFMVQSYRRRQNIYLA; the protein is encoded by the coding sequence ATGCAAGTCTTTAAACTGTTTTATAAGTTGTTGCGCGCCAACCAGGCTGCTATCATCTCTTACTTCGTCCTGTTAATGGCGATAACCATACCGATTAATCGTGTCTACGAAAGTGAATTAAATACCGAATTTGTTGTGGAAGAAAGTCGGATAGTGATATTTAATCACGATGAAGGGAATGTCTTTTCACAACATTTAGTGGATTATTTAGACAGTCATGCTGAACTTGTGGATATTGAAGAGAGCCGTGAGGCGATTGCCGATGCTTTCTTTGATGAAAAAATTCAATATGTTTTGACGATTCCTGAAGGTTTCGGTGATAGTTTAACCTTTGGAACGGAGTATACGATTCCATTGGAAAAAGAAGTGACGAACTCACAAGCGGATGAAGCGTTTGTGGATACGATGTTGACGTCCTATATAAATAACGCCCGTGTTAATGCAGGTAATCTAGCGACAAATCCTTCCGATGAACAAATCGCTGAGTATTTCAGTATTTTGGATGAAACCTTGGATACTTCCATTGATATTATGCAAGCAGAGGTTGATGGTGATTTGGCACGACTAAGCGCTTTTGGAGGTTTTTATACGCATTATGCGAGTTATATTTTCATCACTACTTTCATTACGACCTTTGGCTATGCGATTATCGCCATGCGCAATCCTGAAATTGTCAAACGTGATCGAATGGGGCGTTTATCGGAGGGGAACCGCTTATTCCAATCTATTTTAGGGAGTCTATCTTTCGCCTTGCTTTACTGGTTCTTTTTAATGTTAGTTGCTTACTTCATGTACGGACCAAACACGCTCTTTTCAAGACAAGGCTTGCTTATTCTCTTGTCGAGTTTCTTATCCTGTTTTGGTATTCAGGCGATGTCCTACTTTATTGTGACGATATCGCCAAATAAAGGGATTATTAATTTTATGTCTACCTTTATTGGCTTGTTCGTGGCGTTTGCGAGTGGCTTGTTTGTCCCTCGTCAGTTTGTTTCACCCATTATGCAACAAATTGCCATGTTAGCATCGCCGTTTTGGCAAGTGCGAGCCGATGAGATTATTTTAAGCAATCCAGCGTTGTCGAATGGTGGCGCGCAAGATTTGCTGACTTTCTTTGGCATTCAGATTTTGTTGATTGCCGCTTATTACGCCTTAAGTTTCATGGTGCAAAGTTATCGCAGACGGCAGAATATTTATTTGGCTTAG